One Polaribacter sp. SA4-12 genomic window carries:
- a CDS encoding P-II family nitrogen regulator encodes MKKIEAIIRPSKLKDVQLGLRDAGIPCNTVIPVKGAGLQKTYTERYRGTEQSMIMKTRIMIICVVSDDNLETCLDVILDNASEGLVGDGKIFVYHVEDAIRIRTRTRGIEAIK; translated from the coding sequence ATGAAAAAAATAGAAGCAATTATAAGACCCTCAAAATTAAAAGATGTTCAATTAGGGTTAAGAGATGCAGGCATTCCTTGTAACACAGTAATTCCTGTAAAAGGTGCTGGTTTGCAAAAAACATATACAGAACGTTATCGTGGTACAGAACAATCTATGATCATGAAAACACGAATTATGATTATTTGTGTTGTGAGTGATGATAACTTAGAAACTTGTTTAGACGTTATTCTTGATAACGCTTCAGAAGGTTTGGTAGGTGATGGAAAAATATTTGTCTACCATGTAGAAGATGCTATTCGTATTCGTACAAGAACTCGTGGAATCGAAGCTATTAAATAA
- a CDS encoding T9SS type A sorting domain-containing protein, giving the protein MKKFTTLLLIILVSVPVSGQTLHQKDQELELEMTTNFFNPLVRKHKKDKNFKTRDIRVQKKIESLKSSSLEKRYLDSLTYQEWDNDFNTWRFTTKQEFIYENNRIKTETVYTWNGSELKLTPILKIEYTFDDYGNLISKIQSTTGLTLDWALQQKTDYTYFLNKDGVYKLLIEENFANYTLNNQWINTYKFELIYDASEIMVVQEIGSEWDSGKDEWISMYIDDYYYTSGILSSEINSYWNNDTSEWVLNSKWDYFYDMFALAEEVFYWRDAFENEWVQESRFLYEYGIGLNAMPILTIETAFIWDPEKGNWQNYYKDEYQYDNNYNRTTASYFNWIETPGEWAQYYKDEFIFDLNYSFSDLIVPFNYGEEIDDTSVYFSNMVIGYRGYESVNQIWEDNMKMLFFYSDYTNSLSIDDEILTQSIVLYPNPVSDILFIDSEIAITKIEIYSVLGQKVKEISSDFKSISFKDLKDGIYIVKIQAENLSVSQKIIIHNI; this is encoded by the coding sequence ATCAGGAATTAGAATTAGAAATGACCACTAACTTCTTTAACCCTTTGGTTAGAAAACATAAAAAAGATAAAAACTTTAAAACCCGAGATATCAGGGTGCAAAAAAAAATAGAAAGTCTTAAATCCAGTTCTTTAGAAAAAAGGTACTTGGATAGTTTAACATACCAGGAATGGGATAACGATTTCAACACATGGAGATTCACAACTAAACAGGAATTTATCTATGAAAATAACAGAATAAAAACAGAAACAGTTTATACATGGAATGGCTCAGAATTAAAATTGACACCAATTCTAAAAATCGAATACACGTTTGATGACTATGGAAACCTAATTTCAAAAATTCAATCTACTACAGGCTTAACACTCGATTGGGCATTACAACAGAAAACTGATTATACCTACTTTCTTAACAAGGATGGTGTTTATAAATTATTGATTGAGGAAAACTTTGCTAATTATACTCTTAATAATCAATGGATTAATACCTATAAATTTGAATTGATTTATGATGCATCTGAAATAATGGTAGTCCAGGAGATTGGTTCTGAATGGGATTCTGGAAAGGATGAATGGATAAGTATGTATATAGATGATTATTACTATACAAGTGGCATATTATCTTCTGAAATTAATTCTTACTGGAATAATGACACTAGTGAATGGGTTCTTAATTCTAAATGGGACTATTTTTATGATATGTTCGCATTAGCTGAAGAAGTTTTTTACTGGAGGGATGCATTTGAAAATGAATGGGTTCAAGAATCTAGATTTTTATATGAATATGGAATAGGTCTTAATGCGATGCCTATCTTAACTATTGAAACAGCCTTTATTTGGGATCCCGAAAAGGGCAATTGGCAAAACTATTATAAGGATGAATATCAATATGATAACAACTATAACCGAACTACAGCATCCTATTTTAATTGGATTGAAACGCCCGGAGAATGGGCTCAATATTATAAGGATGAGTTTATTTTTGATTTGAATTATAGTTTTAGTGACTTAATAGTACCCTTTAATTATGGGGAAGAAATTGATGATACTTCAGTTTATTTTAGTAACATGGTTATTGGTTACAGAGGATATGAATCTGTTAACCAGATTTGGGAAGATAACATGAAAATGCTATTTTTCTATTCTGATTACACAAATTCATTAAGCATTGATGATGAAATATTGACACAATCCATTGTGTTGTATCCAAATCCTGTAAGCGATATTTTATTTATTGATTCTGAGATTGCAATAACAAAAATTGAAATTTATTCTGTATTGGGGCAAAAAGTTAAAGAGATTAGTAGCGATTTTAAATCCATTTCATTCAAAGACTTGAAAGATGGAATTTATATTGTTAAAATACAAGCTGAAAATCTAAGTGTATCACAAAAAATAATAATACACAATATTTAA